A window from Acidimicrobiia bacterium encodes these proteins:
- a CDS encoding LuxR C-terminal-related transcriptional regulator, with amino-acid sequence MSEEPVDTPSGLVGRGSELEYLATALDEHRPVVVVGRAGIGKTSLARAAAWVAQLPLFEGGGLASLPWMSYLPLERALGGVPRGDPEAVAGAVCEEVAEGVLCVDDLQWADPATLGVLPRIVERTRVILIVRSGEVRSMQVREIAQRTGATELEIAGLDEHTARQLVQHLAPEIGDDRRREIVRASHGNPLLIEQLSATSDAVDLPDSVWERFNLLPPSARDAMARLALLGRPASRDELGNGVEHLDTSPLVSVSGTRYQPVHEVVASEVVALLEPERMRGIHAALAEQLPTAEAARHVAAAGDTAGAATLALRAASETCDPIERAQHLLYGRDLGCDADPDVLLLDAVDGFLAGGIYEPVESCLDQVAGTSAEIRAEVALRWARLHWRRAEPEDAAAEIARGLDLVDDRDLPVTVRLEIEATRYPVRVQYDADRAHDAAERAWAHANELGVEKAAARVALGMAHLVAGDDAWREHYAAAMELARSSGDDETLFEAGNGLAAAELLNGDRRVARSLADDLAKKARQRRQRQWELQFLILRSLLDLLFGDHERAVQTGRTIVSPYLTVATHLAYATYGLALADRGDFGSARDVLAEGVALPIGDDSGRALVEWALGETTWLVGDGNAALEHLERSIRLTTENDPLRPLALATLAWVQYETGREVTDACATGWEFSRIVSSEVEGLQQLRACSPIEALRRFDTAATLAADYPRFALRSRLGRGLALRAAGHQAEACRGLGALVREADERGLHGLAGRVRATTPELEHRHTATPTGLSDRQEVVLRLVATGLTTKEVAERLELSPDTVDTHVTAAVQRLGARNRRHAASMLYSRESPNPRP; translated from the coding sequence GTGTCTGAGGAGCCCGTCGACACACCCTCGGGGCTGGTCGGCCGAGGATCGGAGCTCGAGTATCTCGCCACTGCGCTCGACGAGCACCGCCCGGTCGTCGTGGTCGGGCGAGCCGGTATCGGCAAGACGAGCCTCGCGCGTGCCGCCGCTTGGGTCGCACAACTCCCCCTCTTCGAGGGCGGCGGACTCGCGTCGCTCCCCTGGATGTCGTACCTGCCGCTCGAACGCGCGCTGGGTGGTGTCCCGCGCGGTGACCCCGAGGCGGTAGCGGGCGCTGTCTGCGAGGAAGTCGCCGAAGGGGTCCTCTGCGTCGACGACCTGCAATGGGCGGATCCCGCCACGCTGGGCGTGCTGCCCCGCATCGTCGAGCGCACACGGGTGATTCTCATCGTGCGGAGCGGGGAGGTCCGCAGCATGCAGGTCCGCGAGATCGCACAGCGGACGGGCGCGACGGAACTCGAGATCGCCGGCCTCGACGAGCACACGGCCCGGCAGCTGGTTCAGCACCTCGCCCCTGAGATCGGAGACGACCGCCGACGGGAGATCGTTCGCGCAAGTCACGGCAACCCACTCCTCATCGAGCAACTCAGCGCGACCAGCGACGCGGTCGACCTCCCCGACTCGGTGTGGGAACGCTTCAACTTGCTCCCTCCTTCAGCTCGCGATGCGATGGCCAGGCTCGCGCTCCTGGGACGTCCCGCATCCCGCGATGAACTCGGCAACGGCGTCGAACACCTCGATACCAGCCCGCTCGTTTCCGTCTCCGGCACCCGCTACCAGCCAGTGCACGAGGTTGTCGCCTCCGAGGTGGTGGCGCTCCTCGAACCCGAGCGAATGCGAGGCATCCATGCTGCTCTGGCCGAGCAGCTCCCGACCGCTGAGGCCGCCCGGCACGTCGCGGCGGCCGGCGACACGGCCGGAGCCGCGACGCTTGCGCTGCGAGCGGCGAGCGAGACGTGTGACCCGATCGAGAGGGCGCAGCACCTCTTGTACGGGCGCGATCTCGGCTGCGACGCCGACCCCGACGTGCTGCTGCTGGACGCGGTCGACGGATTCCTCGCAGGAGGGATCTACGAACCGGTCGAGTCGTGCCTCGATCAGGTCGCCGGCACGTCAGCGGAGATTCGGGCCGAGGTCGCGCTCCGGTGGGCTCGCCTCCACTGGCGACGCGCCGAGCCCGAAGACGCCGCGGCCGAGATCGCGCGCGGGCTCGACCTCGTCGATGACCGCGATCTTCCGGTCACCGTCAGGCTCGAGATCGAGGCGACTCGCTACCCGGTCCGTGTCCAATACGACGCCGACCGGGCACACGACGCCGCCGAACGTGCGTGGGCGCACGCCAACGAGCTCGGCGTGGAGAAGGCCGCAGCACGCGTCGCGCTCGGAATGGCCCACCTCGTCGCCGGCGACGACGCGTGGCGTGAGCACTACGCGGCCGCGATGGAACTCGCCCGGTCGTCAGGAGACGATGAGACCCTGTTCGAGGCCGGGAACGGGCTGGCGGCGGCAGAGCTTCTCAACGGTGATCGACGCGTGGCCCGTTCCCTCGCCGACGATCTCGCGAAGAAGGCGCGACAGCGGCGACAGCGCCAATGGGAGCTGCAGTTCCTGATCCTGAGAAGTCTGCTGGATCTCCTCTTCGGCGACCATGAGCGCGCCGTCCAGACGGGGCGCACGATCGTCTCCCCGTACCTGACCGTCGCAACCCACCTCGCCTACGCGACCTACGGCCTGGCCCTCGCGGACCGGGGCGACTTCGGCAGCGCCCGCGACGTGCTTGCCGAAGGGGTGGCCCTTCCGATCGGTGACGACTCGGGGCGGGCGCTCGTCGAGTGGGCACTCGGCGAGACGACGTGGCTCGTCGGCGACGGCAACGCAGCGCTCGAACACCTCGAGCGCAGCATCCGGCTCACAACCGAGAACGACCCCTTGCGGCCGCTCGCCCTCGCGACCCTCGCGTGGGTTCAGTACGAAACCGGACGAGAAGTCACGGACGCGTGCGCCACCGGGTGGGAGTTCAGCCGGATCGTGTCCTCAGAGGTCGAGGGCCTCCAGCAGCTTCGTGCCTGCTCACCGATCGAAGCCTTACGCCGATTCGACACCGCTGCGACGCTCGCGGCGGACTACCCGCGTTTCGCGCTCCGCAGCCGACTGGGGAGGGGCCTGGCGCTCCGGGCTGCCGGCCACCAGGCGGAGGCGTGCCGTGGGCTCGGGGCGCTCGTCCGCGAGGCAGACGAACGGGGGCTCCACGGTCTGGCCGGGCGCGTACGCGCCACCACCCCGGAGCTCGAGCACCGGCACACCGCGACGCCGACGGGACTCAGCGACCGTCAGGAAGTCGTGCTCCGACTGGTGGCCACCGGCTTGACCACGAAAGAAGTCGCCGAGCGTCTCGAACTCTCCCCCGACACGGTCGACACCCACGTGACGGCCGCAGTGCAGCGCCTGGGGGCTCGCAACCGTCGCCACGCTGCCTCGATGCTCTACTCCAGGGAGTCACCCAACCCCCGGCCCTAG